ATCAATTTATGTAGGTGATGTTGTACTAATCGTATTTGCAGCCGTTATTTTTGTTTTCATTACATGGAAGCATATTAAAAACTTCAAACGAATTAAATTGGGTACAGAGCCTAAGGTTAATTTTTAAACGTACTAAAGTTAGTAATCTTTAAATGATGTTGCCAAAAAGGTGTTCATGAGTTGAACACCTTTTTTATTATTTTAGTACGTCTTGTCCCAAGATAGACGTAAATTATGAAATTTCTTTAAAAATGCTCTTGATTATAGAGTAAACAATACACTTTACTGCTTCCTATATCTCATTTTGTAATTTGATATTTACTATTTAACCACCTTAAAACGATGAGTGTTAAGGCACCAGCAGCTAAATATAAGAAGCCTCCAACTTCTATTACATAGCCAAAAGGTGGAATAAGCTTTGGTAAAAAAACCATCCCTGCAAGAGAAATAAAAATTAAGACAAAGAGTAGAAAAAAGTCCTTAATCTTATTCGTAATTTTGTAAACAGATTTTTGTATCCATTTTAAAAGCAGAAAAACATCAAGAGAAATAATAGCTGCAACAATAACAAAAGTGACGATTGCCGTTCCGATATAAACAGTCTGGCTGCTATCCTTAACATAATGTACAACAATATTTCCTATCCCGCTTACTATAGCCATCAAGCTTGCAAGCTGTAACAATAAAAAGCTTATAAAAAAAGCAGTGCTTTTTAAGGGTTCTTTAGGTAACTGTTTAATCATTTCATCACAGTACGTCTTAAGGTTCTCTCCAAACACCTCTTCAGCACGCTTCCCTTCCGCTTGTGCGTCAATAAGGTGATCTAAAAGCTCCATCAATAACTCTTCAGCCTGCTGTTCAGAAACTGACACACTCGTTCGAATGTAAACAAGCATATTATCATAGTACTCTTCATTTTCCTTGGTCAGCTCTTTTCGCTTCTTATTATTTAATTTAATTAACTCCTTAGCGTTCATCGTAAAAACTCCTATTCAACAATTTATTTACAGGGTTTTGAATGTTGATCCATTCCTCTTGGATTTCACATAATGCGCTCTCGCCAGATGCCGTAAGATGATAGTACTTTCGTTTAGGACCCGAAGGCGATGCTTTCATTTCTCCCTTTATTAATCCCTCCTTTTGAAGACGTAGTAAAATGGGGTAAATCGAACCTTCACTCACATCATTTAATCCATATTGTTGAAGCTTCTGGGATAGCTCATAGCCATAAACCGTTTCTTTTTGAATGATTGATAAGATACACCCTTCTAAAATTCCTTTTAACAATTGACTTCTCAAAGACATATCGATTTCTTCCTTTTCACTATCTTGTTATACAAGATACATTTTTAAAGCAAAGCTACCTTGCAAGACAAGATAGCTTTATATCATTCATAATAACCTATTTATGGTAAAGTATCAACAATTTATTTACTTTTTTTATTAAACCACTTAACATAGTAATCTTTTTAGTAAATTTGAATAAATAAATGAAACCTTTCCTCTCCACTAACCGTATACCTATCATGCACGTATTAGTTAAAGGAGGAAGACTTGTGCTAAAACGAATTTCACTGTTTATTTTCGTTAATATTTTAGTATTAATTACAATCACAACGATTACATCTTTATTAGGTGTTCAAAGCTATATGGGAAGCGGCGGTTACGGCGGCCTGCTGGCATTTAGCGTCATTGCCGGCTTCAGCGGCGCGATTATTTCTCTTATGATGTCACGCTTAATGGCAAAGTGGATGATGGGTGTTCAAGTTATTGATGAACGTTCCCCTCAAGGTGAATATGAACGATTTGTTTTAGAAGAAACTCACCGACTTGCATCTGTGGCAGGATTAAGAAAAATGCCTCAGGTCGGAATTTATCACTCGGCGGAAGTTAATGCTTTTGCAACAGGGCCAAGTAAAAGACGCTCGCTTGTTGCCGTTTCAAGCGGAATGCTGGAACGAATGGACCGCGATGCGATCAGCGGCGTTATCGCTCACGAAATAGCGCATATTAAAAGCGGTGATATGGTCACAACTACGCTTCTGCAAGGAGTATTAAATACATTCGTTATTTTCTTCTCTCGTTTAGTAGCCAAAGCGGTGTCAAACTTTGTGCGAGAAGAGTTTGCGATGGTTGTTTATTTCCTTACATCGATTGTATTTGAGATTCTCTTTAGTATTTTAAGCAGCCCAATTATTTTCTGGCATTCAAGAAGACGTGAATTCAAAGCTGATGAGCTTGCAGCTAAACTCGGCGGCAAGGAAAAAATGATTTATGCATTAGAATCGCTTCGTCATACTACTTCATTAGTAGATGACCGTCAAAAATCAATTGCCGCTTTTAAAATTAGCGGTAAAGAAAAATTCTCACGCTTATTTTCTACTCATCCACCGCTTGAAAAACGCATTGAGCGCTTGCATTCACTATAAGCAAAAGAAACCAGCTTCTTTATGGAAGCTGGTTTTTTTATGTTATGACTGAGGAGCAAGTACGCGTGCAGCTTCCCACAGTAAGACGCCGTCTTTATTTTTTGTTAATTCCACGTAGCCTTCTTTTTCAAGATACGTAAGCTGGCCGTACACCTCTGAGAAAATAAAGTCAGGTGCTTTTTGATACATATCCGGGAAAAATGCAGCGCTGACTTCAAGCGTTGTTTTCTTTCCTTCCCCCATCGCTTGTAACACGCGCAGCGCCCATTTATGCTGCTTTTGAATGCGTTCCATAATTAAAGAGTGAATGTCACTAAGCGGTTCACCATGTCCGCTATAAATCAAATCAATGTCGTAGTTCAACGTTTTTTCTAGAGACGCTAAGTAGTCCAGTAGCGGCGTTGGCTTGGGATTTTGAATGGTTGGCTCTAAATACGGGTTTGACGGTACTTTTGGCAAAATATGATCTCCGCCAAACGCAACTTTTTCTTTGCGATTGTAAAACATCAGCTGACTTAACGAATGTCCCGGTGCTTCAATTACTTCCCACTCACTCGCATACGGAAGTGTATCTCCTTCTTTTAAATAGCCTGCCAGCTTCTGCCCTTTAGGTGAATAAACTTGAATCGCAGCCGTTGCTTTACGAAGCCATTCTTCCATTACATCATCACTGACTCCAAACTCCATAA
The genomic region above belongs to Priestia megaterium and contains:
- a CDS encoding DUF1129 family protein, translated to MNAKELIKLNNKKRKELTKENEEYYDNMLVYIRTSVSVSEQQAEELLMELLDHLIDAQAEGKRAEEVFGENLKTYCDEMIKQLPKEPLKSTAFFISFLLLQLASLMAIVSGIGNIVVHYVKDSSQTVYIGTAIVTFVIVAAIISLDVFLLLKWIQKSVYKITNKIKDFFLLFVLIFISLAGMVFLPKLIPPFGYVIEVGGFLYLAAGALTLIVLRWLNSKYQITK
- a CDS encoding PadR family transcriptional regulator, which codes for MSLRSQLLKGILEGCILSIIQKETVYGYELSQKLQQYGLNDVSEGSIYPILLRLQKEGLIKGEMKASPSGPKRKYYHLTASGESALCEIQEEWINIQNPVNKLLNRSFYDER
- the htpX gene encoding protease HtpX, with product MLKRISLFIFVNILVLITITTITSLLGVQSYMGSGGYGGLLAFSVIAGFSGAIISLMMSRLMAKWMMGVQVIDERSPQGEYERFVLEETHRLASVAGLRKMPQVGIYHSAEVNAFATGPSKRRSLVAVSSGMLERMDRDAISGVIAHEIAHIKSGDMVTTTLLQGVLNTFVIFFSRLVAKAVSNFVREEFAMVVYFLTSIVFEILFSILSSPIIFWHSRRREFKADELAAKLGGKEKMIYALESLRHTTSLVDDRQKSIAAFKISGKEKFSRLFSTHPPLEKRIERLHSL
- a CDS encoding MBL fold metallo-hydrolase; its protein translation is MSLDHKVIRIELPTPFPIGPVNVFLLKADKLTLIDAGMKTKEAWSVFEEALRKEGYKVTDIEQVILTHQHPDHTGFLEWLPSDIPVYGHKLVEPWIFQDEEFVQQHNELYRNFLMEFGVSDDVMEEWLRKATAAIQVYSPKGQKLAGYLKEGDTLPYASEWEVIEAPGHSLSQLMFYNRKEKVAFGGDHILPKVPSNPYLEPTIQNPKPTPLLDYLASLEKTLNYDIDLIYSGHGEPLSDIHSLIMERIQKQHKWALRVLQAMGEGKKTTLEVSAAFFPDMYQKAPDFIFSEVYGQLTYLEKEGYVELTKNKDGVLLWEAARVLAPQS